In the Vicinamibacterales bacterium genome, one interval contains:
- a CDS encoding sigma-70 family RNA polymerase sigma factor, whose translation MPLTDTAAVALARDGDSDAFRGLVERHSRAIFRLAQRMTGNPQDAEDVVQETFLKAYRQLGRFESRANFGTWLHRIAVNCSIDLIRSRKHQETGHDAADLDLFDGADDRLDPSPERLMLSAEVQARVSRAMEGLTAMERAAFVLRHFEGHSIEEISRSLGLKANAAKHSIFRAVRKMRLALEPFVES comes from the coding sequence ATGCCGCTTACGGACACCGCCGCCGTGGCCCTGGCCAGGGACGGAGACAGCGACGCCTTCCGGGGACTGGTCGAACGCCATTCGCGGGCGATCTTCCGGCTGGCGCAGCGGATGACCGGCAACCCCCAGGACGCCGAGGACGTGGTTCAGGAAACGTTCCTCAAGGCATACCGGCAGTTGGGCCGGTTCGAGTCGCGCGCCAACTTCGGGACGTGGCTCCATCGCATCGCAGTTAACTGCTCGATTGACTTGATACGCAGCCGCAAGCATCAGGAGACGGGACATGACGCAGCCGATCTCGACCTCTTCGACGGCGCCGACGACCGGCTCGATCCGTCTCCGGAGCGGCTCATGTTGAGCGCCGAAGTCCAGGCGCGGGTGAGCCGCGCGATGGAGGGACTGACCGCGATGGAGCGCGCCGCCTTCGTGCTGCGGCACTTCGAAGGCCACTCAATCGAGGAAATCAGCCGGTCGCTGGGGCTGAAGGCCAACGCGGCCAAACACAGCATCTTCCGAGCCGTGCGCAAGATGCGCCTCGCGCTCGAGCCCTTTGTCGAGAGTTAG
- the queG gene encoding tRNA epoxyqueuosine(34) reductase QueG yields MTTAEIKARAAELGFDVCGVAAAGAFRELAFLRQWLDRGYAGEMRYLERSADRREDVRAVMPSARSVICLGTIYNTDRPYSTEVADPGAAMIARYAWGDDYHDVIQARMTALVEWMQAEAGADFETRTYVDTGPVQERVYAQYAGLGWIGRNTCLINPELGSWLFLSEILCSLPLEPDAPALDQCGTCRLCLDSCPTGALVEPYVLDATQCLSYLTIEVKDALPIHQREALGRHVYGCDVCQEVCPWNAQPAEPAAAATPWLPRAVFDGPSLAALWRTPDAELRHALKGTAMTRTGVRRLRRNVAVCAGATGDAEALTALREVDEPVCQDPMVAEHVHWALELGDG; encoded by the coding sequence GTGACCACGGCGGAAATCAAGGCACGCGCAGCCGAGCTGGGCTTCGACGTCTGCGGCGTCGCGGCGGCCGGGGCCTTCAGGGAGTTGGCGTTCCTGCGGCAATGGCTCGACCGCGGCTATGCGGGAGAGATGCGGTATCTCGAACGCTCCGCGGACCGCCGGGAGGACGTCCGCGCGGTGATGCCGTCGGCGCGATCCGTCATCTGTCTGGGTACGATCTACAACACAGACCGGCCGTATTCGACGGAGGTCGCCGATCCGGGCGCCGCGATGATCGCCCGCTACGCGTGGGGTGATGACTACCACGACGTCATCCAGGCGCGGATGACCGCCCTCGTCGAGTGGATGCAGGCGGAGGCCGGCGCCGATTTCGAGACCCGGACGTACGTCGACACCGGACCGGTGCAGGAGCGCGTCTACGCCCAGTACGCCGGCCTCGGATGGATCGGCCGCAACACCTGCCTGATCAATCCGGAGCTGGGATCCTGGCTCTTTCTGTCGGAGATCCTCTGCAGCCTGCCGCTCGAGCCGGACGCCCCCGCGCTCGACCAGTGCGGCACCTGCCGTCTGTGTCTCGATTCCTGTCCAACCGGCGCGCTCGTCGAGCCCTACGTCCTCGACGCGACCCAGTGCCTGTCGTACCTGACGATCGAGGTGAAGGACGCCCTTCCGATCCATCAGCGTGAAGCGCTTGGGCGGCACGTCTACGGCTGTGACGTCTGTCAGGAGGTGTGTCCGTGGAACGCGCAGCCGGCGGAGCCAGCGGCGGCCGCCACGCCGTGGCTGCCGCGCGCCGTGTTCGACGGTCCGTCGCTGGCGGCGCTGTGGCGGACGCCGGACGCGGAGCTGCGCCACGCGCTCAAGGGCACCGCGATGACGCGCACCGGCGTGCGGCGTCTGCGCAGGAACGTCGCCGTGTGCGCGGGCGCCACCGGCGATGCCGAGGCGCTGACCGCGCTCCGGGAAGTCGATGAGCCGGTCTGTCAGGATCCGATGGTCGCAGAACACGTGCATTGGGCGCTGGAGCTCGGCGATGGCTGA
- a CDS encoding NAD-dependent epimerase/dehydratase family protein has protein sequence MRVLVTGGTGYLGSAIARALQRAGHEAVVFARSAVAPGIAGDVRDTRAVTAAAAGAGAIVHTAALVSAWRRSVSEFDAVNVGGLQSVLAAARAHRIGRIVYTSSFLALPPAGQPQALTANDYQRTKVAARDVARRAAADGLPVVTLYPGVVYGPGPATEGNLVGRLMRDHLQGRLPVLVGPEHTWSFAFVDDVADAHVAAVAHASPAREYAVGGVNAPQRAIYEFVRDRRGRAIPPRVPYAIATASALACELWTRLGGAPPLLTRGIVEIFRRDWPLDSREAQRDLGLRLQPLAEGFDRTLAALP, from the coding sequence ATGCGGGTCCTCGTCACCGGCGGCACCGGCTATCTCGGGTCGGCGATCGCGCGCGCGCTGCAGCGCGCGGGACACGAGGCGGTGGTGTTCGCGCGCTCGGCCGTGGCGCCGGGCATCGCCGGCGACGTGCGCGACACCCGCGCCGTGACGGCCGCTGCCGCCGGCGCCGGCGCGATCGTCCACACGGCCGCGCTCGTGTCGGCGTGGCGACGCAGCGTGTCCGAATTCGACGCGGTCAACGTCGGCGGCCTCCAGTCGGTTCTCGCCGCGGCACGCGCCCACCGGATCGGACGCATCGTCTACACGTCATCGTTCCTCGCGCTGCCGCCGGCCGGACAGCCTCAGGCGCTCACCGCCAATGACTATCAGCGCACCAAGGTCGCGGCCCGTGACGTGGCGCGGCGCGCCGCAGCCGACGGGCTGCCGGTCGTCACGCTCTATCCGGGCGTCGTCTACGGTCCCGGACCCGCGACGGAAGGCAATCTCGTCGGCCGTCTGATGCGCGATCACCTGCAGGGCCGACTGCCCGTCCTCGTCGGACCCGAACACACCTGGTCGTTCGCGTTCGTCGACGACGTGGCGGATGCGCACGTCGCGGCGGTCGCGCACGCGAGTCCGGCGCGCGAATACGCCGTCGGCGGCGTCAACGCGCCGCAGCGGGCGATCTACGAGTTCGTCCGCGACCGCCGCGGGCGTGCAATTCCGCCACGCGTGCCGTACGCGATTGCGACGGCATCGGCGCTGGCCTGCGAGCTGTGGACCCGGCTCGGCGGTGCACCTCCGCTCTTGACGCGCGGCATCGTCGAGATCTTCCGCCGTGACTGGCCGCTCGATTCGCGCGAGGCGCAGCGGGATCTGGGGCTCCGCCTCCAGCCGCTGGCCGAAGGATTCGACCGCACGCTGGCGGCTCTGCCGTAG
- a CDS encoding YqgE/AlgH family protein: protein MPDTFTTTLLLSMPQLQDPNFARTVVLLCEYNPDGAFGLVLNRPTKAPASEMVRLEPPVVGNNGMPLWIGGPVEPQRGWILVGDEPRAEFKTIRDGLYLSTSQTLLREVLETRPAPRARVLAGYAGWGPGQLDDELAQSAWLMGEVDLDLVFDVAAGAMWETAIRRLGADPAALTTSHGVH from the coding sequence ATGCCGGACACGTTCACGACGACGCTGCTGCTGTCGATGCCGCAGCTCCAGGATCCCAATTTCGCGCGGACGGTCGTCCTGCTGTGCGAATACAACCCGGACGGGGCGTTCGGACTGGTGCTGAACCGCCCGACGAAGGCGCCAGCCAGCGAGATGGTCCGGCTCGAACCTCCCGTCGTCGGCAACAACGGGATGCCGCTCTGGATCGGCGGCCCGGTCGAGCCGCAGCGCGGCTGGATCCTGGTCGGCGATGAGCCGCGCGCCGAATTCAAGACCATCCGCGACGGCCTCTATCTTTCGACGTCGCAGACGCTGCTGCGCGAAGTCCTCGAGACACGGCCGGCGCCGCGCGCGCGCGTCCTCGCCGGCTATGCGGGCTGGGGCCCGGGGCAGCTCGACGACGAGCTCGCGCAGTCGGCGTGGCTGATGGGCGAGGTGGATCTCGATCTCGTCTTCGACGTCGCCGCCGGCGCGATGTGGGAGACCGCGATCCGCCGTCTCGGGGCCGATCCCGCGGCGTTGACCACGAGCCACGGCGTGCACTGA
- a CDS encoding 2Fe-2S iron-sulfur cluster-binding protein — protein sequence MPKITVEGFAPVEVEPGKRLVLAIEQDVKVDVLHACGGNARCTTCRVEFIAGEPEMMTAAEKHVLNARGLTGVRLSCQIVCDHEMTVRAISRLGGSGRPDAGPTPLPTVQPPPEYVAKT from the coding sequence ATGCCGAAGATTACGGTCGAGGGGTTCGCGCCCGTCGAGGTCGAGCCGGGAAAGCGACTCGTCCTGGCGATCGAGCAGGACGTCAAGGTCGACGTGCTGCACGCCTGCGGGGGCAACGCCCGCTGCACGACGTGCCGTGTCGAGTTCATCGCGGGTGAGCCCGAGATGATGACGGCCGCCGAGAAGCACGTGCTGAACGCACGCGGATTGACGGGGGTTCGCTTGTCCTGCCAGATCGTCTGCGACCACGAGATGACGGTGCGGGCGATCAGCCGGCTTGGCGGCAGCGGCCGTCCCGACGCGGGCCCGACCCCGCTGCCGACCGTCCAGCCGCCGCCGGAGTACGTGGCGAAAACGTAG
- a CDS encoding SulP family inorganic anion transporter, translating to MTEPRWMPASVRALRHYSWAALAADLGAGMTVGLVALPLAMAFAIASGLSPESGIYCAVVTGFLISALGGSRFQIGGPTGAFVVVVAGIVAQYGVDGLFMCTMMAGVLLVILGVTGMGSAIRYLPRPVVIGFTNGIAVLIASTQIRDFFGLHLDKVPSDFSARIGALAHAAGTVSVDSAALGAAALVLMILLRRVVPRVPGAIVVLLLGTVAALAFHLPVDTIGARFGGIPSGLPHVHIPRFHPEMLPTLLRPAITVALLGAIESLLSAVVADRMGGDRHNPNVELTAQGIANIVSPLFGGLPATGAIARTATNIRSGARTPVSGMIHALTLLVVLVSAAPLARFIPMPILAAILLMVAWNMGEWHEIPKLLRLTRTDVAVWAVTLGLTVFADLTIAVEVGMVLAGLTFIRRIAVTTKITSVTPDFVEGGRVHLLQDKVIPPYVALFKIHGPLLFGAADNLSAIVEHLDTLPRVVILRLRYMTAIDGTGLRALEDLSDHLRVSGRTLILCGAREQPAAVMRHARFHEHVGDRNICLNIDAALRRASEIHTPRAA from the coding sequence ATGACCGAACCCCGGTGGATGCCCGCGTCGGTGCGGGCGCTCCGTCACTACTCGTGGGCGGCGCTGGCGGCCGATCTCGGCGCGGGGATGACGGTCGGCCTCGTCGCCTTGCCGCTGGCGATGGCGTTCGCGATCGCCTCGGGGCTGTCCCCCGAATCTGGCATCTACTGCGCGGTGGTCACAGGTTTCCTGATCTCTGCGCTCGGCGGCTCGCGCTTTCAAATCGGCGGCCCGACCGGCGCCTTCGTCGTCGTCGTAGCGGGCATCGTCGCCCAGTACGGCGTCGACGGGCTGTTCATGTGCACGATGATGGCGGGCGTACTACTGGTGATCCTGGGCGTCACCGGCATGGGCTCCGCCATCAGATACCTGCCGCGCCCGGTCGTCATCGGGTTCACCAACGGCATCGCGGTCCTTATCGCGAGCACGCAGATCCGTGATTTCTTCGGCCTTCACCTCGACAAGGTGCCGTCGGATTTCTCGGCCCGGATCGGCGCACTGGCGCACGCCGCCGGCACGGTGTCGGTCGATTCAGCCGCGCTCGGCGCCGCGGCGCTCGTACTGATGATCCTGCTCCGGCGCGTCGTCCCGCGCGTACCCGGCGCGATCGTCGTGCTCCTGCTCGGGACGGTCGCCGCACTGGCGTTCCATCTGCCCGTTGACACAATCGGCGCGCGCTTCGGCGGCATTCCCTCGGGCCTGCCGCACGTGCACATCCCAAGGTTTCATCCCGAGATGCTCCCCACGCTGCTGCGGCCAGCGATCACGGTGGCGCTGCTCGGCGCCATCGAATCGCTGCTGTCGGCGGTCGTCGCCGATCGGATGGGCGGCGATCGCCATAACCCCAACGTGGAACTGACGGCGCAGGGCATCGCCAACATCGTGTCGCCGCTTTTCGGCGGGCTGCCGGCGACCGGCGCAATCGCGCGAACGGCGACCAATATCCGATCGGGCGCGCGAACGCCCGTCTCCGGCATGATTCACGCGCTGACGCTGCTGGTGGTGCTCGTGTCGGCCGCGCCGCTCGCGCGGTTCATTCCGATGCCCATCCTGGCGGCGATCCTGCTCATGGTGGCGTGGAACATGGGCGAGTGGCACGAGATCCCGAAGCTGCTCCGGTTGACCCGGACCGACGTCGCCGTCTGGGCCGTGACGCTCGGCCTGACGGTCTTCGCCGACCTGACCATCGCGGTGGAAGTCGGGATGGTGCTGGCGGGTTTGACGTTCATCCGCCGCATCGCCGTGACCACGAAGATCACGAGTGTCACGCCGGATTTCGTCGAGGGCGGGAGGGTTCATCTCCTCCAGGACAAGGTCATTCCGCCCTACGTTGCGCTCTTCAAGATCCACGGACCGCTGCTGTTCGGCGCGGCCGACAACCTGTCGGCGATCGTCGAACATCTCGACACGCTGCCGCGGGTCGTCATCCTGCGCCTGCGCTACATGACGGCCATCGACGGCACCGGCCTGCGGGCGCTCGAGGATCTGTCGGATCACCTCCGCGTCTCCGGCCGGACTCTAATCCTGTGCGGCGCGCGCGAACAGCCCGCGGCCGTGATGCGGCACGCGCGCTTCCACGAGCACGTCGGTGACCGCAACATCTGCCTCAACATCGATGCCGCCCTGCGCCGCGCGTCGGAGATTCATACCCCCAGGGCGGCGTAG
- a CDS encoding HEAT repeat domain-containing protein, producing MRATTIALFCLIPAVAVAHGAAAQNPAILNGRLDTQAAGTLAPTFQRLVAAQTEPAWIGYRVPTQTGGNRQSCCYGDTWVNGDVVISNGRLATCGLEPGDRATRTVQGQPVANQGPIHLEGPDTMVVLYRVENTAVDRVRIFSPDCELDAGGRAIHWLEGVDPAESVKLLTSLASGADRFRSGAMAALAMHRDEIAVPALLSLARQDPNAKVRGDALFWLSQTAGRKVAADITAAIDNDPDTDVKKRAVFALSQLPKDEGVPLLINVAKTNRNPAVRKQAMFWLGQSKDPRALQFFEQVLGK from the coding sequence ATGCGCGCAACGACCATCGCGCTCTTCTGCCTGATCCCCGCCGTCGCCGTCGCCCACGGCGCGGCGGCTCAGAACCCGGCCATCCTCAACGGTCGCCTGGACACCCAGGCGGCCGGCACGCTCGCGCCGACGTTCCAGCGGCTCGTCGCCGCCCAGACCGAGCCGGCGTGGATCGGTTACCGCGTGCCGACCCAGACCGGCGGCAACCGACAGTCCTGCTGCTACGGCGACACCTGGGTCAACGGCGACGTCGTGATCAGCAACGGCCGGCTGGCTACCTGCGGCCTCGAGCCCGGCGATCGCGCCACGCGGACGGTGCAGGGACAGCCAGTCGCCAACCAGGGGCCGATTCACCTCGAAGGCCCCGACACGATGGTGGTGCTCTACCGTGTCGAGAACACGGCAGTCGATCGCGTGCGCATCTTCTCCCCCGACTGCGAGCTCGACGCCGGCGGGCGCGCCATCCACTGGCTCGAGGGCGTCGACCCGGCCGAATCGGTGAAGCTGCTGACCTCGCTCGCGAGCGGCGCCGACCGCTTCCGCAGCGGCGCGATGGCGGCGCTCGCCATGCACCGCGACGAGATCGCCGTGCCGGCGCTGCTCTCGCTGGCGCGTCAGGATCCGAACGCGAAGGTGCGCGGCGACGCGCTGTTCTGGCTTTCGCAGACGGCCGGACGGAAAGTGGCGGCCGACATCACCGCCGCGATCGACAACGATCCCGACACCGACGTCAAGAAACGCGCGGTCTTCGCGCTCAGCCAGCTGCCGAAGGACGAAGGCGTGCCGCTGCTCATCAACGTGGCCAAGACGAACCGGAACCCCGCCGTCCGCAAGCAGGCGATGTTCTGGCTCGGCCAGTCGAAGGACCCGCGCGCCCTGCAATTCTTCGAGCAGGTGCTCGGAAAATAG
- a CDS encoding NAD-dependent epimerase/dehydratase family protein encodes MRKPVVVITGAGGEIGHSLVDRFAERGDRRIVTIDISRLEPGIARKVDREITGSITDRPLLERLMAEFEVDLVFHLAALLSTRSEFTPIAAHEVNVEGTLSLLEFAQHEAESHGRPVVFVYPSSIAAYGLPDASAKARAGRVSEDEYLHPTTMYGCNKLYCELLGDYYAHHYKQLAAEPTSGKVDFRCVRFPGLISAITTPSGGTSDYAPEMIHAAAKGEPYECFVRQDTRIPFMAMPDGVEALLALAAAPRGRLRRTSYNVGAFNPSAEEMQRVVARAFPHAHITWKTDAKRQAILDTWPADVDDSAARGDWGFAPKYDVERAFSEYLIPTIRTRYA; translated from the coding sequence ATGCGCAAACCGGTCGTCGTCATCACCGGCGCGGGCGGCGAGATCGGCCACAGCCTCGTCGACCGGTTCGCCGAGCGCGGCGACCGCCGCATCGTCACCATCGACATCTCGCGCCTCGAGCCGGGCATCGCGCGCAAGGTCGATCGCGAGATCACCGGCTCGATCACAGACCGGCCGCTGCTCGAGCGGCTGATGGCCGAGTTCGAAGTCGACCTCGTGTTCCATCTCGCCGCGCTGCTCTCGACGCGATCCGAGTTCACGCCAATCGCCGCACACGAAGTGAACGTCGAGGGTACCCTGAGCCTGCTCGAGTTCGCGCAGCACGAAGCGGAATCGCACGGCCGCCCGGTCGTGTTCGTGTATCCGTCGTCGATTGCCGCCTACGGACTGCCGGACGCGTCGGCCAAGGCGCGCGCCGGCAGGGTAAGCGAGGACGAATACCTGCACCCGACGACGATGTACGGCTGCAACAAGCTCTATTGCGAGCTGCTCGGCGACTATTACGCGCACCACTACAAGCAGCTGGCGGCCGAGCCGACGAGCGGCAAGGTCGATTTTCGCTGCGTCCGGTTCCCGGGGCTGATCTCGGCGATCACCACGCCGTCGGGCGGCACGTCGGACTACGCGCCTGAAATGATCCACGCGGCGGCGAAAGGGGAGCCCTACGAGTGCTTCGTGCGCCAGGACACGCGCATCCCGTTCATGGCGATGCCCGACGGCGTCGAGGCGCTGCTGGCGTTGGCCGCGGCGCCGCGCGGCCGCCTGCGGCGCACGTCTTACAACGTCGGCGCGTTCAATCCGTCGGCCGAGGAGATGCAGCGGGTCGTCGCCAGGGCGTTTCCGCACGCGCACATCACCTGGAAGACCGACGCCAAGCGCCAGGCGATCCTCGATACCTGGCCCGCCGACGTCGACGACAGCGCGGCGCGCGGCGACTGGGGCTTTGCGCCGAAGTACGATGTCGAGCGCGCCTTCAGTGAATACCTGATTCCGACGATACGAACGCGCTACGCGTAG
- a CDS encoding HEAT repeat domain-containing protein: protein MTHNTLTFTLAAALLAAGSASAQSVDRAVQIAQERAAAAAGIGASPQPAEALAAAQAALDAMGATAWNQGFGERTSAQRAAEDAAREKERAQRDRDREGSYYEQGQSALDAARWDRAVSAFDRVVELKGTKADAALYWKAYAQNKQGQRAEALTTITALTRDYAKSRYLADARALEVEVKANSGQGVDPKAESDEELKLYAINSLQNSDEAIPVLQKLLQGTSSPRVKARALFVLAQSNSAAAREVLIGIAKGGANPDLQLRAVQYLGVHGGKENRAALADVYAASSDVDLKKRILNAFMVAGDKERLLQAAQSEQNGELRAAAVQQLGTMGASDELWSLYQKESTVEVKKSVIRAMFVGGNATRLTDIAKSDTNPELRLLAVRNLGVMGSKRSADTLVEIYGSDKDPEVKKAVVNGLFVGGNADQLVALARKEPDPAMKKEIVARLSNMRSKAATDYLLEILNK, encoded by the coding sequence ATGACACACAACACATTGACATTTACCCTGGCGGCAGCGCTGCTGGCCGCGGGAAGCGCGTCGGCCCAGTCAGTCGATCGCGCCGTACAGATCGCGCAGGAACGCGCCGCCGCGGCGGCCGGGATCGGGGCGTCGCCGCAACCGGCCGAGGCCCTGGCGGCGGCGCAGGCCGCGCTCGACGCGATGGGCGCCACCGCCTGGAACCAGGGCTTTGGGGAACGCACCTCGGCGCAGCGCGCCGCCGAGGACGCAGCGCGCGAGAAGGAGCGGGCCCAGCGCGATCGCGATCGCGAAGGCTCGTACTACGAGCAGGGACAGAGCGCGCTGGATGCGGCCCGCTGGGATCGCGCGGTCAGCGCGTTCGACCGCGTCGTCGAGCTGAAGGGCACCAAGGCCGACGCCGCGCTCTACTGGAAAGCCTACGCGCAGAACAAGCAGGGACAGCGCGCCGAAGCGCTCACCACGATCACCGCGCTGACCAGAGACTACGCGAAGAGCCGCTATCTCGCCGACGCGCGGGCGCTCGAGGTCGAGGTCAAGGCCAATTCAGGCCAGGGAGTCGATCCCAAAGCGGAGAGCGACGAAGAGCTGAAGCTCTACGCGATCAACTCGCTGCAGAACAGCGACGAGGCGATCCCCGTGCTGCAGAAGCTGCTGCAGGGCACCAGCTCGCCGCGGGTGAAAGCGCGCGCGCTGTTCGTGCTCGCGCAGAGCAACTCGGCGGCGGCGCGTGAGGTGCTGATCGGCATCGCGAAGGGCGGCGCCAATCCAGACCTGCAGCTGCGGGCGGTGCAGTATCTGGGGGTGCACGGCGGCAAGGAGAATCGCGCCGCCCTCGCCGACGTCTACGCTGCCTCATCGGACGTCGATCTGAAGAAGCGGATCCTCAACGCCTTCATGGTGGCCGGCGACAAGGAGCGCCTGCTGCAGGCGGCGCAAAGCGAGCAGAACGGCGAGCTGCGCGCGGCCGCCGTTCAGCAGCTCGGCACCATGGGCGCCAGCGACGAGCTGTGGTCTCTCTATCAGAAGGAGTCGACCGTCGAGGTCAAGAAGAGCGTCATCCGCGCGATGTTCGTCGGCGGCAACGCCACCCGGCTCACCGACATCGCCAAGTCGGACACGAATCCTGAGCTGCGCCTGCTCGCGGTCCGCAATCTCGGCGTCATGGGCAGCAAGCGCAGCGCCGACACGCTCGTCGAGATCTACGGCAGCGACAAGGACCCCGAGGTGAAGAAGGCGGTCGTCAACGGTCTCTTCGTCGGCGGCAACGCGGACCAGCTCGTCGCCCTGGCGCGCAAGGAGCCGGACCCGGCGATGAAGAAGGAGATCGTCGCCAGGCTCTCGAACATGCGCTCGAAGGCCGCGACCGACTACCTGCTCGAGATCCTCAACAAGTAG
- a CDS encoding rhomboid family intramembrane serine protease, with translation MFRQKTGSVVCASCGSLVGVKDDRCYSCGRRNPGLWGFGPVLRRFGNDFGFTTVIVYGCAGLYTLALLLTILSGGNLMQGNVFTLLGPNQFASDALGAAGAYPVFVDGRWWTLLSAGWLHAGALHILFNMMWVRQLGPGVADIYGEARMIVIYTIASVAGFFLSSFLGAHPAWSLPFLRGAGYTVGASAPIFGLLGALVHYGRRGGSRQVYSQAMTYAIVLFLFGFFVGGVDNSAHLGGFVGGFLASTWLDPLKRERMDHFIGAAVCLVATVLAVGVSLAISLPPLVHYLANR, from the coding sequence ATGTTCCGGCAGAAGACCGGCTCGGTGGTGTGCGCGTCGTGCGGCTCGCTGGTCGGGGTCAAGGACGATCGGTGCTACTCCTGCGGTCGCCGTAATCCCGGGTTGTGGGGCTTCGGCCCCGTGCTGCGCCGGTTCGGCAACGACTTCGGATTCACGACCGTCATCGTCTACGGCTGCGCGGGACTCTATACGCTGGCGCTCCTGCTGACGATTCTGAGCGGCGGCAACCTGATGCAGGGCAACGTCTTCACGTTGCTCGGGCCCAATCAATTCGCCTCCGACGCGCTCGGTGCCGCCGGTGCCTACCCGGTGTTCGTCGACGGGCGCTGGTGGACGCTGTTGAGCGCCGGCTGGCTGCACGCGGGAGCGCTGCACATCCTGTTCAACATGATGTGGGTCCGTCAGCTCGGGCCGGGCGTCGCCGACATCTACGGCGAAGCGCGCATGATCGTCATCTACACGATTGCGTCGGTCGCCGGATTCTTTCTCAGCTCCTTTCTTGGCGCGCACCCGGCGTGGTCGCTGCCGTTCCTCCGCGGCGCCGGCTACACCGTCGGCGCGTCGGCGCCGATCTTCGGCCTGCTCGGCGCGCTCGTGCACTACGGGCGGCGCGGCGGCAGCCGGCAGGTCTATTCGCAGGCGATGACCTACGCGATCGTGCTCTTTCTGTTCGGGTTCTTCGTCGGCGGCGTCGACAACTCGGCTCACCTCGGCGGATTCGTCGGCGGGTTCCTGGCGAGCACGTGGCTCGACCCGCTCAAGCGCGAGCGCATGGACCATTTCATCGGCGCCGCCGTCTGTCTGGTCGCGACTGTCCTGGCGGTCGGTGTCTCGCTGGCAATTTCCCTGCCGCCGCTCGTGCACTATCTGGCGAATCGCTGA
- a CDS encoding UdgX family uracil-DNA binding protein (This protein belongs to the uracil DNA glycosylase superfamily, members of which act in excision repair of DNA. However, it belongs more specifically to UdgX branch, whose founding member was found to bind uracil in DNA (where it does not belong), without cleaving it, appears to promote DNA repair by a pathway involving RecA, rather than base excision.) has protein sequence MAERKTRGATKGAAGRSRGSVRAGVPKKPSSKAGDPPVADLLPERLSLGGVRDAAAGCRACDLYRRATQTVFGEGPSRAGVMMVGEQPGDAEDLAGHPFVGPAGRLLDRALAEAGIDRRRVYVTNVVKHFKWEPRGKRRIHLKPNTAEIAACRPWLETEIALVKPRVLVCLGATAAQALLGRGFKVSIGRGSFVPSPLAPRVTATVHPSSILRAPDDRTRRAEMARFVADLARVARELSRKET, from the coding sequence ATGGCTGAGCGGAAGACACGGGGCGCGACAAAGGGGGCCGCCGGCCGGAGTCGCGGATCGGTGCGCGCCGGGGTGCCGAAGAAGCCGAGCAGCAAGGCTGGCGATCCGCCTGTCGCCGATCTGCTGCCAGAGCGATTGAGCCTTGGCGGCGTACGCGATGCGGCAGCGGGCTGTCGCGCCTGCGATCTCTATCGGCGCGCGACGCAGACGGTGTTCGGCGAAGGGCCGTCGAGAGCCGGCGTGATGATGGTGGGCGAGCAGCCGGGCGACGCCGAGGACCTCGCCGGCCATCCGTTCGTCGGGCCGGCCGGCCGGCTCCTCGATCGCGCGCTCGCGGAAGCCGGCATCGATCGCCGCCGCGTCTACGTCACCAACGTCGTCAAGCACTTCAAGTGGGAGCCGCGCGGCAAGCGGCGGATTCACCTCAAGCCGAACACCGCCGAGATTGCCGCGTGCCGCCCGTGGCTGGAGACGGAGATTGCGCTGGTGAAGCCGCGGGTGCTGGTCTGCCTGGGAGCGACGGCGGCGCAGGCACTCCTCGGCAGGGGCTTCAAGGTGTCGATCGGGCGCGGGTCGTTCGTGCCGTCGCCGCTCGCGCCCCGCGTCACCGCCACCGTCCACCCTTCGTCGATTCTTCGGGCGCCGGACGACCGCACGCGGCGCGCGGAGATGGCCCGATTCGTCGCCGATCTCGCGCGGGTCGCGCGCGAGCTGTCGCGCAAGGAGACATGA